The following coding sequences lie in one Microbacterium sp. XT11 genomic window:
- a CDS encoding NINE protein: MTMAPNTPPPGWYPNQQGHMQWWDGHQWGQLAHAPSAVAPAPYYQPARPMKDTGIAYLLAILLGGFAAHRFYLGQIGSAVAFLVLWWGGWALTFIFIGFVMVAIAAVWWIVDLFIIPSMVRTANGMRSQ; this comes from the coding sequence ATGACCATGGCGCCCAACACCCCGCCTCCCGGCTGGTACCCGAACCAGCAAGGACACATGCAGTGGTGGGACGGGCACCAATGGGGCCAGCTCGCGCACGCACCGTCAGCCGTCGCACCTGCGCCGTACTACCAGCCCGCGCGACCCATGAAGGACACAGGCATCGCCTACCTCCTCGCGATCCTGCTCGGCGGCTTCGCAGCCCACCGGTTCTACCTCGGCCAGATCGGCTCCGCAGTAGCGTTCCTGGTCCTGTGGTGGGGAGGCTGGGCGCTGACCTTCATCTTCATCGGCTTCGTCATGGTCGCGATCGCCGCGGTCTGGTGGATCGTCGACCTCTTCATCATCCCCAGCATGGTCCGAACTGCGAACGGCATGCGGTCCCAGTGA
- a CDS encoding phage portal protein gives MSLDNAALGALGADLQKDARAAWAPLQTLQKHIDGQLLKTWMPDNADAEYRDLLRKSASPWLGFARDAIAQGCIVSGYTNTDIWERAWRANGMDGRQDVVTRDAVGFGRGFVAVLPGADAGSVVMRPMGALDTYAVYDDPWDEYPRYVLHRRKPRNTAKPFWDGEWMLIDDELIYRFSGTPATPVDVRTEEHGMAAAPVVGVSNTLDAAPRSSIADKVSVYKRIVDATFTLQMLQRYGAFPQKWMAGGDVDPEVRASVDSLLHAGGEAGETARFGAFPAADLDKAVTALDAHIKHFSAVVQVPPHYLLGAVVNMSAEGIAAAEAGYHRNLSARKKSIGEGYELAMRTAAAMLGDEAAAKSTSDQVEWENVSSWSLSQVSDFVQKFDSITGPLEPLFRMVPGWTKQDAAIAAAAAQTQHARDAEIGRLVQQLYLGTPGKAVISEQEARQLLAAAGAPIDPNAQITPASGGDAGTAPVESAGQPTTTP, from the coding sequence ATGAGCCTCGACAACGCTGCGCTGGGTGCGCTCGGCGCCGACCTGCAGAAGGATGCGCGGGCCGCGTGGGCGCCGCTGCAGACGCTGCAGAAGCACATCGACGGGCAGCTGCTGAAGACGTGGATGCCGGACAACGCGGACGCGGAGTACCGGGACCTGTTGCGGAAGTCGGCGTCACCGTGGCTGGGGTTCGCGCGTGACGCGATCGCGCAGGGTTGCATCGTCTCCGGGTACACGAACACGGACATCTGGGAGCGGGCCTGGCGCGCGAACGGGATGGACGGGCGCCAGGACGTCGTGACTCGGGATGCTGTCGGCTTCGGCCGTGGGTTCGTCGCGGTCCTTCCCGGCGCGGATGCCGGCAGCGTGGTCATGCGGCCGATGGGTGCGCTCGACACCTACGCGGTCTACGACGATCCGTGGGACGAGTATCCCCGGTACGTGCTGCACCGCCGGAAGCCGCGCAACACAGCGAAGCCGTTCTGGGACGGCGAGTGGATGCTCATTGACGATGAGTTGATCTACCGCTTCTCTGGGACGCCGGCGACCCCGGTCGATGTGAGGACCGAGGAGCACGGCATGGCCGCGGCTCCGGTGGTCGGGGTGTCGAACACTCTCGATGCCGCGCCGCGTTCCTCGATTGCGGACAAGGTGTCTGTGTACAAGCGGATCGTTGACGCGACGTTCACGCTGCAGATGTTGCAGCGGTATGGAGCTTTCCCGCAGAAGTGGATGGCCGGCGGCGACGTTGACCCGGAAGTCCGCGCGTCCGTGGACTCGCTGCTGCATGCCGGCGGTGAGGCGGGGGAGACTGCCCGTTTCGGTGCATTCCCCGCCGCCGACTTGGACAAGGCAGTGACGGCGCTCGATGCGCACATCAAGCACTTCTCCGCTGTCGTGCAGGTCCCGCCGCACTACCTGCTCGGCGCCGTGGTGAACATGAGCGCGGAAGGCATCGCGGCGGCGGAGGCCGGGTACCACCGGAACCTGTCCGCGCGGAAGAAGTCCATCGGCGAGGGGTACGAGCTCGCGATGCGGACGGCGGCGGCGATGCTCGGCGACGAGGCAGCGGCGAAGTCCACGAGCGATCAGGTCGAGTGGGAGAACGTCTCCTCCTGGTCGCTGTCCCAGGTGTCCGACTTCGTGCAGAAGTTCGACAGCATCACGGGCCCGCTCGAACCACTGTTCCGGATGGTCCCGGGATGGACGAAGCAGGACGCGGCAATCGCTGCAGCGGCAGCGCAGACGCAGCACGCGCGGGATGCCGAGATCGGTCGCCTCGTGCAGCAGCTGTACCTCGGAACGCCGGGGAAGGCGGTCATCTCGGAGCAGGAGGCGCGCCAACTGCTGGCCGCCGCTGGAGCACCGATCGATCCGAACGCACAGATCACACCCGCTTCGGGCGGGGATGCAGGGACGGCACCTGTCGAATCCGCCGGTCAACCCACCACCACTCCGTAG
- a CDS encoding phage scaffolding protein, giving the protein MFTDQQSLQTRFPFLRFNGEGAEGGGGGEATPQGGQDGNEPPAYTPPATQEEFNRIVESRLARERQKYADYEELKKKAEEHDQYLESQKTEHEKALEAARAEAAGETRSKFLGRIVSTEVKLAATSAGFTDPGDVLAFLNSEELVKDDEPDVDAIKKAIDKLAADKPYLLKAGKPTPRTRPKPGTGEQSDTAATAGKGKAAAALRALGATRKAS; this is encoded by the coding sequence ATGTTCACCGATCAGCAGAGCCTGCAGACCCGCTTCCCGTTCCTTCGCTTCAACGGCGAGGGTGCCGAGGGTGGCGGGGGAGGTGAGGCCACCCCGCAGGGCGGCCAGGACGGCAACGAGCCGCCCGCGTACACGCCTCCCGCGACGCAGGAAGAGTTCAACCGCATCGTCGAGTCGCGCCTCGCACGTGAGCGTCAGAAGTACGCCGACTACGAGGAGCTGAAGAAGAAGGCTGAGGAGCACGACCAGTACCTCGAGTCGCAGAAGACCGAGCACGAGAAGGCCCTCGAGGCGGCTCGCGCGGAGGCTGCGGGCGAGACCCGGTCGAAGTTCCTTGGTCGGATCGTGTCGACGGAGGTGAAGCTCGCTGCGACGTCGGCCGGGTTCACCGATCCCGGCGACGTTCTCGCGTTCCTCAACTCCGAGGAGCTCGTGAAGGACGACGAGCCGGATGTCGACGCGATCAAGAAGGCGATCGACAAGCTCGCGGCGGACAAGCCGTACCTGCTGAAGGCCGGGAAGCCGACGCCGCGCACGCGGCCGAAGCCCGGCACGGGTGAGCAGTCCGACACGGCCGCAACGGCCGGCAAGGGGAAGGCGGCCGCGGCGCTCCGTGCACTCGGCGCGACCCGCAAGGCGTCCTAA
- a CDS encoding phage major capsid protein, with protein MADITRNDVATLIQEEYSNVFLDAAGDSEGSAAIRAFGTVPLGTKITNAPVLTTLPEAQWVSESATDAAGVKPTSKAVWGNKKFVVEELAVIIPIHEDVLEDMTEDGLTNLSVLGGHAIGKKLDEAILFGVDKPTTWTDPDLLASATADGNVFQVSTTPGEDDLAGSIFQAAGAVADSGANPTSILSAPRLRFRLANLRASDGTAILSRTLGADGSFSDDIAGLSAEFVDNGAWDNALATAIVADRARVKIGQRSDIQVKFLDQATVGGINLAERDMVALRFKARYAYALGNTITGTGKAEPAAAVTPAAVTP; from the coding sequence ATGGCGGACATCACCCGCAACGACGTCGCCACGCTGATCCAGGAGGAGTACTCGAACGTCTTCCTGGACGCGGCTGGCGACAGCGAAGGCTCGGCAGCGATCCGAGCCTTCGGCACCGTGCCGCTGGGCACGAAGATCACGAACGCACCCGTGCTCACGACCCTTCCCGAGGCTCAGTGGGTCTCGGAGTCGGCCACCGACGCCGCCGGCGTCAAGCCGACGTCGAAGGCCGTCTGGGGCAACAAGAAGTTCGTGGTCGAGGAGCTCGCGGTCATCATCCCGATCCACGAGGACGTCCTGGAGGACATGACCGAGGACGGGCTGACGAACCTGTCCGTGCTCGGTGGTCACGCGATCGGCAAGAAGCTCGACGAAGCGATCCTGTTCGGCGTCGATAAGCCGACGACCTGGACCGACCCGGACCTGCTCGCCTCGGCGACCGCGGACGGCAACGTGTTCCAGGTCTCGACCACGCCGGGCGAGGACGACCTCGCGGGGTCGATCTTCCAGGCTGCCGGCGCGGTCGCGGACTCCGGCGCGAACCCGACCTCGATCCTCTCGGCTCCCCGCCTCCGCTTCCGTCTCGCGAACCTCCGCGCGTCGGACGGCACCGCGATCCTGTCGCGGACGCTCGGCGCCGACGGGTCGTTCAGCGACGACATCGCAGGCCTGTCCGCTGAGTTCGTCGACAACGGTGCGTGGGACAACGCGCTCGCCACGGCGATCGTCGCGGACCGCGCCCGCGTGAAGATCGGCCAGCGGTCCGACATCCAGGTGAAGTTCCTCGACCAGGCCACGGTCGGCGGCATCAACCTGGCGGAGCGTGACATGGTCGCGCTGCGCTTCAAGGCCCGGTACGCGTACGCGCTGGGCAACACCATCACGGGCACCGGCAAGGCCGAGCCCGCCGCCGCAGTCACCCCGGCCGCGGTCACGCCGTAA
- a CDS encoding phage tail tube protein gives MAADSAGNDITLVSVPVTGFVALAPFGTAIPTPVEGADAAFVLPAAFKKLGLLKTDGGPGWTWEQDGDPIEFWQDGYSIPSGLANVAVAATAAEMNEWVRQIKSGKTPDANGYITFDGGGHATQYVLFSEEIFKNGAIRRRVAPNVQVQTVVEDRNTRGEVLGDAFTFKVNRSPLVNNDHFGEWVLPPA, from the coding sequence ATGGCTGCGGACTCCGCAGGTAACGACATCACGCTGGTCTCCGTTCCCGTCACCGGGTTCGTGGCCCTGGCACCGTTCGGCACGGCCATCCCGACGCCCGTGGAGGGCGCCGACGCGGCCTTCGTGCTCCCGGCGGCGTTCAAGAAGCTCGGTCTGCTGAAGACGGACGGCGGGCCGGGGTGGACGTGGGAGCAGGACGGCGACCCGATCGAGTTCTGGCAGGACGGGTACAGCATCCCGTCTGGTCTCGCGAACGTCGCTGTGGCGGCGACTGCGGCCGAGATGAACGAGTGGGTTCGGCAGATCAAGTCCGGGAAGACCCCGGACGCGAACGGGTACATCACGTTCGACGGTGGCGGCCACGCGACCCAGTACGTCCTGTTCTCGGAGGAGATCTTCAAGAACGGGGCGATCCGGCGCCGTGTCGCTCCTAACGTGCAGGTGCAGACGGTGGTGGAGGACCGCAACACCCGAGGCGAGGTGCTGGGTGACGCGTTCACGTTCAAGGTGAACCGGTCGCCGCTGGTGAACAACGACCACTTCGGCGAGTGGGTGCTCCCGCCCGCCTGA
- a CDS encoding DUF732 domain-containing protein, with product MPKVTAATVVLAALVSITLTGCASGTGNAADERTASAAAETDAPAETPEPLVAETPAPTSDSASEADAAFLQYVRDELPPTTTIGNATDAQLIAAGHQACEQVLSGVAWEDIRLVEGEEPSSTGYYLDTSAILNGALYNYCPELIPDVG from the coding sequence ATGCCCAAGGTTACAGCCGCAACAGTAGTTCTCGCGGCACTGGTTTCGATCACTCTCACAGGATGTGCGAGCGGGACCGGGAACGCCGCCGACGAGCGCACGGCTTCCGCCGCGGCCGAGACGGACGCACCGGCGGAGACGCCCGAGCCGCTCGTCGCTGAGACGCCTGCGCCCACGTCAGATTCGGCGAGCGAGGCCGACGCCGCATTCCTTCAATACGTGCGCGACGAGCTGCCTCCGACAACGACGATCGGGAACGCTACTGATGCCCAGCTCATCGCTGCCGGACATCAGGCGTGCGAGCAGGTGCTTTCCGGCGTCGCCTGGGAGGATATCCGCCTCGTTGAAGGCGAGGAGCCTAGCTCCACGGGCTACTACCTCGACACGTCGGCGATCCTCAATGGCGCGCTCTACAACTACTGCCCCGAGCTGATCCCTGACGTCGGCTAG
- a CDS encoding collagen-like triple helix repeat-containing protein, which yields MAKMKMVNLRGEPGPAGPQGPQGLPGLENVPTDPGVAALLTVPSETRTAADARYAQATGRNVRVAGAVGDGAADDTAVIQGVIDEARDAVRAGFGARSLVTLPAGKYKITQSLVVPPYVKLVTEGAVTFEWYGSDSSCVWVTPLADDPAVLYPPMTKEQEQNSDIIDATMGGLTIINRMSRTSTSANVGLELGSRTNINRKLARYGLSNISITGFDIAIQMNPFNHFLGRYSRFQIETNGIGVKIMPGNVNSGENFTWDHCVFASVDWAFDVYSVGFDHTFQSCSFDFTYKGVIRTSVGYHRYFFSGGHIEAVNYPTPTSDGALVFSTASSGEVYLEFAGTTMLLNKQPLLRGTNVHVAGTFYWRTYDTDTATAAASLVMAESAVRAVMLRNLQRSARNLITWDTNRIGDPRWEKETVGAKTSLLDWDVTLTGAVTYAIVAETPFSAGQALSVTIPAGGSIRLDYKYTIPKNDLDEFYQTLVLSTSAVGVNASFALDLRGYDGASLGVSGTVAAFGVTGIPVGGWHMPRALAGMASAAMPLFLKAAGIRPRVVVSNPTGAALTVKVGGLYFGR from the coding sequence ATGGCGAAGATGAAGATGGTCAACCTGCGCGGTGAGCCCGGTCCTGCTGGGCCGCAGGGTCCGCAGGGGCTTCCGGGGTTGGAGAATGTCCCGACAGACCCTGGTGTGGCGGCTCTGCTCACGGTGCCGTCGGAAACGCGGACTGCCGCAGATGCCAGGTATGCGCAGGCGACCGGCCGGAACGTGCGTGTGGCTGGTGCGGTGGGTGATGGTGCCGCCGATGACACGGCCGTGATCCAGGGGGTGATCGACGAGGCGCGGGATGCGGTGCGGGCAGGGTTCGGTGCACGGTCGCTGGTCACTCTCCCGGCGGGGAAGTACAAGATCACTCAGTCTCTGGTGGTGCCGCCGTATGTGAAGTTGGTCACCGAGGGGGCGGTCACGTTCGAGTGGTACGGGTCGGACAGTTCGTGTGTGTGGGTGACGCCGCTCGCGGACGACCCGGCCGTGTTGTACCCGCCGATGACGAAGGAGCAGGAGCAGAACTCGGACATCATCGATGCGACGATGGGTGGTCTGACGATCATCAACCGGATGTCTCGCACGTCCACGTCCGCGAATGTGGGTCTGGAGCTCGGGTCTCGGACGAACATCAACCGGAAGTTGGCGCGCTACGGTCTGTCGAACATCTCGATCACCGGGTTCGACATCGCGATCCAGATGAACCCGTTCAACCACTTCTTGGGCCGGTATTCGCGGTTCCAGATCGAGACGAACGGGATCGGCGTGAAGATCATGCCCGGCAACGTCAACTCGGGGGAGAACTTCACGTGGGACCACTGCGTGTTCGCGTCGGTCGACTGGGCGTTCGACGTGTACTCGGTCGGTTTCGATCACACGTTCCAGTCGTGCAGCTTCGACTTCACCTACAAGGGCGTGATCCGCACCTCGGTCGGCTACCACCGGTACTTCTTCTCGGGCGGTCACATCGAGGCCGTGAACTACCCCACACCGACCTCAGACGGGGCGCTGGTGTTCTCCACCGCATCGTCCGGAGAGGTGTATCTGGAGTTCGCGGGGACGACGATGCTGCTGAACAAGCAGCCCCTGCTGCGCGGCACGAACGTGCATGTCGCGGGTACGTTCTATTGGCGCACCTACGACACTGACACGGCCACCGCGGCAGCGAGTCTGGTGATGGCGGAATCCGCTGTGCGGGCGGTGATGCTGCGGAACCTGCAACGGTCGGCACGCAACCTGATCACCTGGGACACCAACCGGATCGGCGACCCGCGGTGGGAGAAAGAGACCGTGGGGGCGAAGACGTCACTGCTGGACTGGGACGTCACCCTCACGGGCGCGGTTACGTATGCGATCGTCGCGGAGACGCCGTTCAGCGCCGGCCAGGCTTTGTCGGTGACGATTCCTGCGGGCGGGTCAATCCGACTGGACTACAAGTACACTATCCCGAAGAACGACCTGGACGAGTTCTACCAGACGCTGGTGCTGTCGACCTCTGCTGTAGGTGTGAATGCGTCCTTCGCGCTGGATCTCCGAGGGTACGACGGTGCATCACTAGGGGTTTCGGGCACCGTCGCCGCGTTCGGCGTCACGGGGATTCCGGTGGGCGGGTGGCACATGCCGCGGGCGCTTGCGGGAATGGCGAGTGCGGCTATGCCCTTGTTTCTGAAGGCTGCGGGGATTCGACCTCGCGTTGTCGTGTCGAACCCTACCGGAGCCGCTCTCACGGTGAAGGTTGGCGGCCTCTACTTCGGTCGCTGA
- a CDS encoding acyltransferase family protein has protein sequence MNSVSPVATTDVAKRSAFRRDIQGLRALAVLIVFADHLLGWPIGGFVGVDIFFVISGFLITGLLLREHDRTGHISFRGFYLHRARRILPAATVTLAITVVFAWALFTFDRFTRVGLDALAGLLFVSNWRFAAVGTDYFQADGPISPLRHYWSLSVEEQFYFVWPWLLLAALVVVARFAKVTPRRSRIVAGSIIVTLSAASFGWALFQSVDAPLSAYFSTFTRAWELGIGAIVAVSASRLERLHPASRSALAYTGIALMLAGVFLISPATIWPAPGALLPVIGAALFIAAGTGTQARGLWMFTNPVAVFTGNVSYSLYLWHFPVIVFASALFPDRGRIITALIFVVACALAIAQYYAVELPIWKGGSRKGYEKAIRLPAAILGGIALVAPVLVASASAGNTPVPALAPQVFTSSHPNAQTIEAQMRSAIEMTTWPELTPSASLIGPDLKVGAWVDDFCLAGESTSEADPKTTSARCVYGDPSSSNTMVLAGDSVALSYLPALLQGFPTWRIHVLTMQQCPFADVSVEKGDGSDHPACNDWHQWVTSQVAAQRPDLVILSQSETALHRLKGSGTPETVMASGVSRAVRDLAPWSGRVIVLSPPPNIKNIADCYTATSSPTDCISAPSDDYAGTITALNQGVNDADVPSSSFLDLTPLFCSGDVCPVFADGKIMRADTSHLTENYSRHLGDAIHELIQRPK, from the coding sequence GTGAACTCTGTCTCCCCGGTCGCCACCACTGATGTCGCCAAGCGATCCGCGTTCCGGCGCGACATCCAAGGGCTTCGGGCCTTGGCAGTTCTGATCGTCTTTGCAGACCACCTACTGGGCTGGCCGATCGGTGGATTCGTTGGCGTCGACATCTTCTTTGTGATCTCCGGGTTCTTGATCACCGGACTGCTGCTACGCGAACACGACAGGACCGGACACATCTCGTTCCGCGGTTTCTACCTGCACCGCGCGCGGCGGATCTTGCCTGCAGCCACGGTCACGCTCGCCATCACCGTTGTGTTCGCTTGGGCGTTGTTCACCTTCGACCGATTCACTCGTGTCGGCCTCGACGCCCTAGCCGGGCTGCTGTTCGTCTCCAACTGGCGATTTGCCGCAGTGGGGACGGACTACTTTCAGGCTGACGGACCGATCTCGCCACTGCGGCACTATTGGTCTCTCTCCGTTGAAGAGCAGTTCTATTTCGTGTGGCCCTGGCTACTACTCGCGGCCCTCGTAGTTGTCGCGCGATTCGCCAAAGTCACCCCACGTCGCAGCCGCATCGTCGCCGGCTCCATCATCGTCACGCTGAGCGCCGCATCGTTCGGCTGGGCTCTTTTCCAGTCAGTGGACGCACCGCTGTCTGCCTACTTCTCTACTTTCACACGCGCATGGGAACTCGGTATCGGCGCAATTGTGGCCGTGTCCGCCAGTCGGCTCGAACGCCTCCATCCAGCCTCCCGCTCAGCTCTCGCGTATACAGGTATCGCCCTGATGCTCGCCGGAGTCTTCCTGATCTCACCTGCGACAATCTGGCCAGCCCCTGGGGCTCTGTTGCCAGTTATCGGGGCGGCCTTGTTCATCGCCGCAGGAACCGGAACACAAGCGCGCGGACTCTGGATGTTCACGAACCCTGTTGCCGTGTTCACCGGGAACGTGTCATACAGCCTCTACCTGTGGCACTTCCCTGTGATCGTGTTCGCCTCAGCACTGTTTCCTGACCGCGGGCGCATAATCACGGCACTCATATTCGTCGTCGCATGCGCCCTAGCGATCGCCCAGTACTACGCCGTCGAGCTTCCCATCTGGAAAGGCGGATCCCGAAAAGGTTACGAGAAGGCGATCCGCCTTCCCGCCGCCATCCTGGGCGGCATAGCGCTAGTCGCACCCGTACTTGTCGCATCCGCGTCGGCCGGTAACACGCCCGTGCCCGCCCTCGCCCCACAAGTGTTCACATCGTCACACCCAAACGCACAGACGATAGAAGCGCAGATGCGATCCGCTATCGAGATGACTACGTGGCCGGAACTCACCCCGTCCGCATCGTTGATCGGTCCCGATCTGAAGGTGGGAGCCTGGGTGGATGACTTCTGCCTCGCTGGCGAATCAACCAGCGAGGCAGATCCGAAGACAACCAGTGCACGTTGCGTCTACGGAGACCCCAGTAGTTCCAACACCATGGTGCTCGCCGGAGACTCAGTCGCGCTGAGCTACCTTCCCGCACTTCTCCAAGGCTTCCCGACCTGGCGGATCCATGTGCTCACCATGCAGCAATGCCCGTTCGCGGATGTCTCCGTCGAGAAGGGAGACGGATCGGATCACCCAGCTTGCAACGACTGGCACCAATGGGTAACGTCGCAAGTCGCCGCCCAAAGGCCCGACCTGGTGATTCTTTCGCAATCCGAAACGGCGCTCCACCGGTTGAAGGGTTCGGGTACCCCCGAAACTGTGATGGCATCGGGAGTCTCACGTGCGGTCAGAGACCTTGCGCCATGGTCGGGGCGCGTCATCGTGCTATCCCCTCCACCGAACATCAAGAACATAGCCGACTGCTACACCGCGACTAGCTCACCAACGGACTGCATTAGCGCTCCCAGCGACGACTACGCCGGCACCATCACCGCGCTGAATCAGGGCGTCAATGATGCCGACGTGCCATCGTCCTCATTCCTGGATCTCACACCACTCTTCTGCTCAGGCGATGTTTGCCCAGTGTTCGCAGATGGGAAGATCATGCGTGCGGATACCAGCCACCTCACCGAGAACTACTCCCGGCACCTCGGTGACGCCATTCATGAGCTGATTCAGCGACCGAAGTAG
- a CDS encoding DUF3263 domain-containing protein, producing MSPSDLLAFEAQWPRHTPAKSHAIRTRLGMSEIRYYRLLIRAASSAEGIAAHPITARMVRDRTSQGRHSRSMRAA from the coding sequence GTGAGTCCATCCGACCTGCTTGCATTCGAAGCGCAGTGGCCCCGACACACCCCGGCGAAGAGCCACGCGATACGTACCAGGCTCGGCATGTCCGAGATCCGTTACTACCGGCTGCTGATCCGTGCAGCGTCGTCTGCCGAGGGGATCGCGGCGCACCCGATCACGGCGCGGATGGTGCGCGACCGCACCTCACAAGGTCGTCATTCCAGATCGATGCGAGCGGCATAG
- a CDS encoding Ig-like domain-containing protein, producing MPRIKKRLTAAAVAGTLAVLSTALGMGAGAAAAVEYDYPGAIDPASIVVSTVDGSPGTGVNEQIRIDATWSVPDGASAGQTFGFTLPTEFARLGTSFVVPSTDDPATPIAHCTVSADAAPVVTCTLTDYVEGRNGIAGSLWFVASADESTESSTVEFVVDGKTTPVTVPGGGITPGKTLPAEPQKWSSLTDDGRIEWVLVIPGAQFIGAESIVVDDVLTPAGETTAAHHNTDGQVTVWATDETNGPSYSVPGWTAAWNEDGTAFHLEIPAPIDASRYYMVKYYTEPAVPSQGATFANVATINGTTVRDTQVWTSAGGGIGDGTPMGGFAITKAIDGDAASTVPTDAEFTVRYTYGDPAVTETVSFTTANVGQSIRLPQGTVVILEEVDIPAVDGVEWGTPTFTGPGVVALDGGRAQITIGAYTDAAVTLTNSARVVTPPPPTPTQPPTPTPTTPGAPPELPLTETLATTGSDLPLPLLYAGAAVVLLGLALTTRAAVLRRRR from the coding sequence ATGCCCAGAATCAAGAAACGCCTGACTGCAGCAGCGGTTGCGGGCACCCTCGCTGTGCTGAGCACAGCACTCGGTATGGGTGCAGGTGCCGCTGCCGCCGTCGAATACGACTACCCGGGGGCGATCGATCCGGCGTCGATCGTCGTGTCGACGGTGGACGGCTCGCCTGGCACGGGCGTGAACGAGCAGATCCGGATCGACGCGACCTGGAGCGTGCCTGACGGCGCCTCAGCGGGCCAGACATTCGGCTTCACGCTGCCGACCGAGTTCGCACGACTCGGCACGAGCTTCGTCGTCCCTTCGACGGATGACCCGGCGACCCCGATCGCACACTGCACGGTGTCGGCGGATGCAGCTCCCGTCGTGACCTGCACGCTCACCGACTACGTCGAGGGGCGCAACGGCATCGCAGGATCGTTGTGGTTCGTCGCATCCGCCGACGAGTCGACCGAGAGCAGCACGGTGGAGTTCGTCGTGGACGGGAAGACCACTCCGGTCACCGTCCCCGGAGGCGGTATCACCCCGGGCAAGACGCTCCCCGCAGAGCCGCAGAAGTGGTCATCTCTCACCGACGACGGCCGCATCGAGTGGGTTCTCGTGATACCGGGCGCACAGTTCATCGGAGCCGAATCGATCGTCGTGGACGACGTGCTGACTCCCGCCGGCGAGACGACCGCCGCGCACCATAACACCGACGGGCAGGTCACGGTCTGGGCGACGGACGAGACGAACGGCCCCAGCTACTCGGTGCCGGGGTGGACCGCCGCATGGAACGAGGACGGGACCGCGTTCCACCTGGAGATCCCGGCGCCGATCGACGCGTCTCGGTACTACATGGTGAAGTACTACACGGAGCCCGCCGTTCCATCTCAGGGCGCGACCTTCGCGAATGTCGCCACCATCAACGGCACCACCGTGCGCGACACGCAGGTGTGGACCTCCGCCGGCGGCGGCATCGGTGACGGCACGCCCATGGGAGGCTTCGCCATCACGAAGGCCATCGACGGCGACGCCGCGTCGACGGTGCCGACCGACGCCGAGTTCACGGTGCGCTACACGTACGGCGACCCGGCCGTCACGGAAACGGTCAGCTTCACGACCGCGAACGTCGGCCAGAGCATCCGCTTGCCGCAGGGCACCGTCGTCATTCTCGAGGAGGTCGATATCCCCGCCGTCGACGGAGTCGAATGGGGCACGCCGACTTTCACAGGTCCGGGAGTCGTCGCCCTCGACGGCGGACGGGCGCAGATCACGATCGGCGCGTACACGGATGCCGCGGTGACCCTCACCAATTCGGCTCGCGTGGTGACGCCTCCGCCGCCCACCCCGACCCAACCTCCGACGCCCACACCCACGACGCCCGGGGCGCCGCCGGAGCTTCCGCTCACGGAGACGCTTGCCACAACCGGTTCTGACCTCCCGCTGCCGCTGCTGTACGCAGGCGCCGCAGTCGTCCTGCTCGGACTCGCATTGACGACGAGGGCCGCTGTGCTCCGTCGGCGTCGATGA
- a CDS encoding YbaK/EbsC family protein, producing the protein MSEPLPERSRLVQQHLDAAGVDTEIRVLHDSARTAAEAAAAIGCEVSAIANSLVFLADGEPVLVMTSGGHRADLTTLAHNIGAEGVSMAPAAVVRSATGQAIGGVAPVGHPSPLPTYIDEDLSVHETLWAAAGHPHTVMPLSFETLCALTGGRVIAVG; encoded by the coding sequence ATGAGCGAACCTCTCCCTGAACGCAGCAGGCTCGTCCAGCAGCATCTCGACGCGGCGGGCGTCGACACGGAGATCCGCGTACTGCACGACTCCGCGCGGACGGCCGCGGAGGCCGCCGCAGCCATCGGATGCGAGGTTTCCGCAATCGCCAACAGCCTCGTGTTCCTCGCCGACGGCGAACCCGTGCTCGTCATGACGAGCGGAGGCCATCGCGCGGATCTCACAACCCTCGCGCACAACATCGGTGCGGAGGGCGTGAGCATGGCACCGGCAGCCGTGGTCCGCTCAGCGACGGGGCAGGCGATCGGAGGGGTCGCACCCGTGGGGCACCCGTCGCCCCTACCCACCTACATCGACGAGGATCTGTCCGTGCACGAGACGCTGTGGGCGGCTGCAGGCCATCCGCACACCGTGATGCCCCTGAGCTTCGAGACCCTGTGCGCTCTCACCGGCGGAAGGGTCATCGCCGTAGGCTGA